The following DNA comes from Desulfobaculum bizertense DSM 18034.
CGCCGAGGGGGAGCTGGGCGACGATCTGCAGGTCTTTTCGTTTGAGAAATCCGAGACCTGTGCGGTTTTGGACGCGGCGAATAATCCAGAAACCGCCGAGCAGGAGGGCGAGAACGAGGCAAAGTGAGCCAAAGGCGCGCAGGCCGAGGACTCCAAAATCAGGCACCGCTGGTGCTCCCCCGTCTCCTGCGGCAAAGGCAAGAGCGGGGAGCGCCACGGTTGCGGCCAGAGCCAAAAAGGCTGAACCAGCAAAAGATTTCATAATTATCCGAGCTGCTTGACGCGTTCGATGGGACTAATGATGTCCGTGAGACGCACGCCGAATTTTTCGTTGATGACCACGGCCTCGCCACGGGCAACGAGTTTGCCGTTGACGTGGATTTCGAGAGGTTCACCAGCGAGTTTGTTGAGTTCGATCACGGAACCCTGTCCGAGCTGGAGCAGCTCGTTGATGAGCAGCTTGGTACGCCCGAGTTCAGCGGAGACAGTGAGCGGAATATCCAGGATAAAATCAAGGTCGCGCTTGGTATTGTCGGGTCGCTGAATGCGGGATTCTTCTGTCAAATCCTTGAACACTGTGTCAGAGCTTTGAGTCGCTGCGGGCTGAGCCTTGTGCTCTGCCTGCATGGTTGCGGCTTCGTCCTTGGCGAGGGCTGTTGCCCACTCTGCGGCAAGCGCATCATCACTGGAATCGTCCTCGGAGTCCGCGCTATCAAAGGATTCTGTATTCAGGATATCGTCGCCGTCATCCAGGGCGTCCGCCCAGTCTTCGGCCATTTTGTCTTGATCCAACTTGTTATCCATGTCTGTCCCCTTTTTCGGGTTGTGGTTCAGAGTACTGCTCTCTTGCAGCTATTGGACCACCATCTCCGTAAAATAGACGCGAAGCACTGAT
Coding sequences within:
- the fliN gene encoding flagellar motor switch protein FliN, with the protein product MDNKLDQDKMAEDWADALDDGDDILNTESFDSADSEDDSSDDALAAEWATALAKDEAATMQAEHKAQPAATQSSDTVFKDLTEESRIQRPDNTKRDLDFILDIPLTVSAELGRTKLLINELLQLGQGSVIELNKLAGEPLEIHVNGKLVARGEAVVINEKFGVRLTDIISPIERVKQLG
- the fliO gene encoding flagellar biosynthetic protein FliO, which encodes MKSFAGSAFLALAATVALPALAFAAGDGGAPAVPDFGVLGLRAFGSLCLVLALLLGGFWIIRRVQNRTGLGFLKRKDLQIVAQLPLGGKRNIIVVRFLNKLLVLGVCNSSINVLTETEISDDDTLEDFSETLENAKKSLDS